In the genome of Anabaena cylindrica PCC 7122, the window AAAGCGCGAAAATTACCTTCACCAAAACCAGCAGCTTGAGAACGACGTTCAATAAACTCAAAGAAAAAAGTTGGTTTGCCAAAAATCGGCTGAGTAAAAATTTGCAGCAGTAACGCCCCTAGAGGAGCATTTTTTTGACAATCAACCAATATTTCTTGTTGAGCGATCGCTTGCAGTTCCTCGGCTGATAAAGGAAAATCTAGACGCTGCTGTAGTTGTGAGTAATAAGTTGTAGGAACAGAAAGGAAAGATAAACCAGTTTTGCGAAATTGAGCGATCGCACTGACAAGATCAGAAGTACGTAAAGCAATATGTTGAATGCCCGCCCCCCGATTAACTTCCAGAAACTCCTGAATTTGCGAATTAGGCGATGCCGGCTCATTAATTGGTAACTGTACCCTCCCATTAGAAGAAATCATCACCTGACTGTGCAAAGCAGAGCGATTAGTTTGAATTTTAAAACTTTGTTGGGGTCGAAAATCCAAAATATTTTGATACCAACTGACAGCAGCCTCTAAATCACCAACAGCCACATTCAAAACAACATGATCTATAGCCGTAAAAGTATGGGGTGATGTATTATCATCCCCCATTTCCCCATCTCCTTTTCTTTCAATCAAAGTGTGGGTTAACCCACCCCAAGCGGCAATTTTGGCGTATTTGATCGATACATCATGCTGGACAGGTTGCAAAAGTTTAGCACCTTGAGCGATCGCTCTAGCCGTCACCGCTTCCACATCTGCAACAGCAAAAGCCACATCTGCCACACCAGCAGGATGATGACGAAAAAACTCAGCCACAGGACTAGTCGGTAACAAAGGTGAAGACAGCAAAAAGTAGACATTGCCATTTTTCACAACTTCCGTACAAGTGTGAAACAATTTTCCCTGATTAACAGGGGTAGGAAACATCGAACTCGCTACTGCTTTAAACCCCAGATAATTGACAAACCAATCTCGCCACCCTTGGGCATCTTCTACATAGAAGTGAACGTGATCAATTTGGAGCATAATTTCTGAAAATCCAGAGCAACAGCTAACATATAAGTAAATTTTGCCTCATATGCTCAATTTACGCTTACGTCCTCAGCAATAATTCTGAATCTAGAAAAATAAATGACTATCAGGTTGAATATTAATTTCCATCGGTACAGCTTCCGGTTCAGCAGATAGCGCATAAAAAATAGCATTAGCAGCAGTTTGACAACTCAGCATTTTTTTCCTATCCACCTTCAAACTCACCTGATCCCAAAAAGGAGAATCTACCCCACCAAAATAGAATAAAGTGAACTTCACACCAAAACGTTTCAACTCCTCCGCCATACACTTACTGAAGCCCACAACACCAAACTTAGAAGCAGAATAAGCCGCAGCCATAGCCATCGAATGCTTACCCAAAATTCCTACCACATTACAGATATGACCAGATTTACGTTTTTGCATCTCTTGGGCAGCAGCCTGACTCGTATAAAAACAGCCTTTTAAATTCAAATCCAGCATTTTGTCTAAATCTGCCGGTTCGATACTATTGTAGGGCTTAAGAACACCCGCTCCAGCCGCATTCACCAAAACGTCAACTTGACCAAATTTATCTACAGCCTTTTGTATCAATGCGTCCACTTGTTCAGGTTGAGTAATATCAGTAGGAACTGACAACACCTCCCCTGGTAACTCATTTGCCAATGTTGCTAAACTCGCCGCATCTCTAGCAGCTAGTACCAACTTAGCCCCAGTAGGTGCAAGTTGATGACTTAACGCAGAACC includes:
- the hppD gene encoding 4-hydroxyphenylpyruvate dioxygenase; the protein is MLQIDHVHFYVEDAQGWRDWFVNYLGFKAVASSMFPTPVNQGKLFHTCTEVVKNGNVYFLLSSPLLPTSPVAEFFRHHPAGVADVAFAVADVEAVTARAIAQGAKLLQPVQHDVSIKYAKIAAWGGLTHTLIERKGDGEMGDDNTSPHTFTAIDHVVLNVAVGDLEAAVSWYQNILDFRPQQSFKIQTNRSALHSQVMISSNGRVQLPINEPASPNSQIQEFLEVNRGAGIQHIALRTSDLVSAIAQFRKTGLSFLSVPTTYYSQLQQRLDFPLSAEELQAIAQQEILVDCQKNAPLGALLLQIFTQPIFGKPTFFFEFIERRSQAAGFGEGNFRALFEAIESEQVKRGFGR
- a CDS encoding SDR family oxidoreductase, with translation MLDKVIVVVGATGGIGSALSHQLAPTGAKLVLAARDAASLATLANELPGEVLSVPTDITQPEQVDALIQKAVDKFGQVDVLVNAAGAGVLKPYNSIEPADLDKMLDLNLKGCFYTSQAAAQEMQKRKSGHICNVVGILGKHSMAMAAAYSASKFGVVGFSKCMAEELKRFGVKFTLFYFGGVDSPFWDQVSLKVDRKKMLSCQTAANAIFYALSAEPEAVPMEINIQPDSHLFF